The following proteins are co-located in the Vibrio azureus genome:
- the torD gene encoding molecular chaperone TorD has protein sequence MQDLKAFNEKRAEIYWWFSSLFAKELTQKELDAYQDVEIRGFLAGLGDNALLHSHISRVVDALNRLQEREDAQLELAADFCDLFLKTEKYGALPYASMYIGESGLLNDKPTENIEKLMADFGVEVDKNLNEPADHLAIELDFLGNMIIRTNEETCEQKIEQAFSEQNDFIQQHLLSWLPQFDAKCQKFDEFGFYSSISQLLISFCKLDSTYLIGE, from the coding sequence ATGCAAGACCTCAAAGCTTTCAATGAAAAACGTGCGGAGATCTATTGGTGGTTCTCGAGCCTCTTTGCCAAAGAGTTAACCCAAAAAGAACTCGACGCTTATCAAGATGTCGAAATACGAGGTTTTTTAGCAGGCCTTGGTGACAATGCATTACTCCACTCCCATATTTCTCGTGTTGTCGATGCACTAAACCGCCTACAGGAACGCGAAGATGCCCAACTTGAACTGGCTGCTGACTTTTGCGATCTTTTCCTAAAAACAGAGAAGTATGGTGCACTCCCTTATGCTTCAATGTATATCGGTGAGTCCGGTTTACTTAATGATAAACCTACAGAAAATATCGAAAAACTGATGGCTGATTTTGGTGTTGAAGTCGATAAAAACTTAAATGAGCCAGCTGACCACCTTGCCATTGAGCTTGATTTTCTCGGCAATATGATAATCCGCACCAATGAAGAAACATGCGAGCAGAAAATAGAACAAGCATTTTCAGAGCAAAATGACTTTATTCAACAACATTTATTAAGTTGGTTGCCGCAATTTGATGCTAAATGTCAGAAATTTGATGAATTTGGCTTCTATAGCAGTATTTCTCAATTACTCATTTCATTCTGTAAACTAGACAGCACCTACCTTATTGGTGAATAA
- the torR gene encoding two-component system response regulator TorR, with protein sequence MNYHVLVVEDDVVTRSKLTGYFQNEGYKVSEAASGAEMREVLQDGDVDLIMLDINLPGEDGLMLTRELRSQSDIGIVLVTGRTDSIDKIVGLEMGADDYVTKPVELRELLVRVKNLLWRISAAREGSQRSVTETNDVHVVRFGEWTFDIQRRALSRNGEPVKLTKAEYELLVALSSHPNQVLSRDQILNMISHRVDAPNDRTIDVLIRRMRAKMEFDPKNPQIFVTVHGEGYMFAGD encoded by the coding sequence ATGAACTATCACGTATTAGTCGTAGAAGATGATGTTGTAACTCGCAGCAAATTAACGGGTTATTTCCAAAATGAAGGCTACAAGGTAAGTGAAGCGGCAAGTGGCGCAGAAATGCGCGAAGTGCTTCAAGATGGTGACGTTGACCTGATTATGTTAGACATTAATTTGCCTGGTGAAGATGGTCTTATGTTGACCCGTGAATTACGCAGTCAATCCGATATTGGTATTGTTCTGGTAACGGGGCGCACGGATAGTATTGATAAGATTGTTGGACTCGAAATGGGTGCGGACGATTACGTTACAAAACCAGTTGAGCTTAGAGAACTTTTAGTTCGAGTTAAAAACTTGTTATGGCGTATTTCTGCAGCTCGTGAAGGGTCACAGAGATCCGTTACTGAAACTAACGATGTTCATGTTGTTCGATTTGGTGAATGGACCTTTGATATTCAACGCCGAGCGTTAAGCCGTAATGGGGAACCAGTTAAACTCACAAAAGCAGAATACGAGCTGCTTGTTGCTTTGTCGTCACATCCGAATCAAGTGCTGAGCCGCGATCAAATTTTGAACATGATCAGCCATCGAGTGGATGCGCCAAATGATCGTACCATTGATGTACTGATCAGACGTATGAGAGCGAAAATGGAGTTTGATCCTAAGAACCCACAGATCTTTGTGACGGTTCATGGTGAGGGCTATATGTTTGCTGGAGACTAA
- the elyC gene encoding envelope biogenesis factor ElyC has protein sequence MFELKKVISALLMPLPALLIIGLLGLILVSFTTKRKTGCFIILFSLSGIFLAAFQPVSNKLLMPMEREYKAFLPTQSTVDYVMVLGNGHVVDDELPPTSQLSRAALMRLAEGIRILRMYPGAKLILSGYAGGSKVSHARMMANVALALGVSKSDIILLEDAKDTWEEARQSAAFVNQKEVVLVTSASHMKRALLEFNAAGIKPIPAPTNFLSVKDIEQPWQKYAPKSQYLEQTELYWHELLGTLWQKLLNKVGYSNH, from the coding sequence ATGTTTGAGCTGAAAAAAGTAATATCTGCACTACTGATGCCCTTACCCGCGCTTCTCATTATTGGGTTATTGGGACTGATTCTGGTCAGTTTTACCACCAAACGTAAAACAGGTTGCTTCATCATCCTGTTTTCTCTTTCTGGTATTTTTCTCGCCGCATTCCAACCTGTATCAAATAAGTTGCTTATGCCTATGGAGCGCGAGTATAAGGCTTTTTTACCCACACAATCGACCGTAGATTACGTGATGGTGTTAGGTAATGGCCATGTAGTCGATGATGAGCTTCCTCCCACATCACAGCTAAGTCGAGCAGCATTGATGCGGCTTGCTGAAGGAATAAGAATCCTACGGATGTACCCTGGAGCTAAGCTGATTCTCTCTGGTTATGCAGGCGGCTCTAAAGTAAGCCACGCAAGAATGATGGCCAATGTAGCTCTCGCTCTCGGCGTTTCAAAATCTGATATCATTCTACTGGAGGATGCCAAAGACACTTGGGAAGAAGCTCGACAATCTGCTGCGTTTGTCAATCAAAAAGAGGTGGTTCTCGTCACTTCGGCAAGCCACATGAAGCGTGCTCTCTTAGAATTCAATGCTGCAGGAATTAAGCCTATACCAGCCCCAACCAACTTTTTATCGGTAAAAGATATCGAACAGCCTTGGCAAAAATACGCGCCTAAGTCACAGTACCTTGAGCAAACTGAGCTCTACTGGCATGAATTACTTGGCACACTATGGCAAAAATTGCTTAACAAGGTCGGATACTCAAACCATTAA
- the cmoM gene encoding tRNA uridine 5-oxyacetic acid(34) methyltransferase CmoM, giving the protein MTEDRNFDDIAHKFAKNIYGSDKGELRQIIVWEDFQRILNELEAHQQPLKILDAGGGLAQMSQKLAALGHEVSLCDLSSEMLQLAKQDIDKNGLLEQYRFIHAPIQSIDKHLSTPVDFVMFHAVMEWLVDPKYALEKLLAKVKAGGIVSVMFYNHHGLVYKNVVCGNIPHVLNGMPHRKRFKLQPQQGLKPEDVYQWIENAGFTICGKSGIRSFSDYIGNQQYMGDYEFEDVLALEKQLCRQEPYLSLGRYIHVWAKKNDKQESQ; this is encoded by the coding sequence GTGACTGAAGACCGCAATTTCGACGATATCGCCCACAAATTTGCAAAAAATATCTACGGCTCAGACAAAGGAGAGCTTAGACAAATCATTGTATGGGAAGACTTCCAGAGAATTCTAAATGAATTAGAGGCTCACCAGCAACCCTTAAAAATACTTGATGCAGGTGGTGGTTTGGCTCAGATGTCGCAAAAGCTTGCCGCGCTCGGACATGAAGTGAGCCTGTGTGATTTGTCTTCAGAAATGTTGCAGCTAGCAAAGCAGGATATAGATAAAAACGGTTTACTGGAACAGTATCGGTTTATTCATGCTCCGATTCAATCTATCGATAAACATCTATCGACGCCCGTTGATTTCGTCATGTTTCATGCGGTTATGGAGTGGCTCGTTGATCCAAAATACGCGCTTGAAAAACTACTGGCCAAAGTGAAAGCTGGGGGTATTGTTTCAGTTATGTTTTATAACCATCACGGTTTGGTTTACAAAAATGTGGTTTGTGGCAATATTCCACATGTATTAAACGGTATGCCTCACCGGAAACGATTTAAATTACAGCCTCAACAAGGTTTAAAGCCAGAAGATGTCTATCAATGGATAGAAAACGCGGGTTTTACTATTTGTGGTAAGTCCGGTATTCGCTCATTTAGTGATTACATCGGTAATCAGCAATATATGGGTGACTATGAGTTTGAGGATGTGTTGGCACTAGAAAAACAACTTTGCCGACAAGAACCCTACCTCTCATTAGGCCGTTACATACATGTTTGGGCCAAGAAAAATGATAAACAGGAATCACAATGA
- the mukF gene encoding chromosome partition protein MukF — protein sequence MSEITLNAADQPIDELVGWVKQNDFSLNLTTERLAFLIAIAVLSNERFDEELGEGELHDAFAIVTRLFEATGEASAFRANNAINEMVKQRLISRFVSEMTDGASIYRLSPLAIGITDYYVRHREFSKLRLSIQLSMVADEMAKAIEAAQKGGTPGHWKKNVYGVLKYSVGEIFDQIDLNQRVMDEQQQSVKQQIADLLNKDWREAINNCEALLSETSSTLRELQDTLQAASDELQTQLLDVQGIVYGDPELEFIEEALFGLQMKLDRITSWGQQAIDLWIGYDRHVHKFIRTAIDMDKNRAFSARLRQSMTDYFDMPWFLTYANAEKLSDLRDEALILRNDEVTGQVPMEVEYEEFQKVNDELSETIGEMLKAHKEQNTPLDLSAVLKDYLSQHPHTHHFDLARIVVDQAVRLGYSESDYQAIQPNWKAINEFGAKVQANVIDRY from the coding sequence ATGAGTGAGATAACTCTTAATGCGGCCGATCAACCGATTGATGAATTGGTAGGTTGGGTAAAGCAGAATGACTTCTCGTTGAACCTGACTACAGAACGTTTGGCGTTTTTGATTGCTATCGCTGTACTGAGTAACGAAAGGTTCGATGAAGAATTGGGAGAAGGTGAACTACATGACGCATTTGCCATCGTGACTCGCCTTTTCGAAGCCACTGGAGAAGCGTCGGCTTTCCGTGCAAACAATGCTATTAATGAGATGGTCAAACAACGTTTGATCAGCCGCTTTGTCAGTGAAATGACAGATGGAGCGAGTATTTATCGCTTATCCCCCTTAGCGATCGGCATTACCGACTACTACGTTCGTCACCGTGAGTTTTCTAAATTACGTCTTTCTATCCAGCTTTCCATGGTTGCTGATGAGATGGCAAAAGCGATTGAAGCAGCTCAAAAAGGCGGAACACCAGGACATTGGAAGAAGAATGTCTATGGCGTTTTAAAGTACTCTGTTGGTGAAATATTTGATCAAATAGATCTTAACCAAAGAGTGATGGATGAACAGCAGCAATCCGTAAAACAGCAAATCGCAGACCTACTGAATAAAGACTGGCGCGAGGCAATCAATAACTGTGAAGCGCTGCTCTCAGAAACATCAAGCACACTTCGTGAGCTGCAAGACACCTTGCAAGCAGCCAGTGATGAATTACAAACACAACTTTTGGATGTTCAGGGCATTGTGTATGGTGATCCTGAGCTAGAGTTTATTGAAGAAGCATTGTTTGGCTTACAGATGAAACTCGATCGAATTACCAGTTGGGGCCAACAAGCGATTGATCTCTGGATTGGTTACGATCGTCACGTGCATAAATTTATTCGTACTGCGATTGATATGGATAAAAATCGTGCCTTCAGTGCTCGTTTACGCCAATCCATGACGGATTACTTCGATATGCCTTGGTTCCTCACTTATGCCAATGCCGAAAAACTCTCTGACCTTCGTGATGAGGCGCTTATTCTCCGTAACGATGAAGTCACGGGGCAAGTTCCAATGGAAGTGGAATATGAAGAATTTCAAAAAGTGAATGATGAGCTCTCCGAAACAATTGGTGAGATGTTGAAAGCACATAAAGAGCAAAATACGCCGCTCGACTTAAGTGCGGTGCTAAAAGATTACCTTTCACAGCATCCACATACTCATCATTTTGATTTAGCCCGTATTGTTGTTGATCAAGCGGTCCGTCTTGGTTACTCGGAATCCGACTATCAGGCTATTCAACCAAACTGGAAAGCCATCAATGAATTTGGTGCAAAGGTACAAGCAAATGTCATCGACAGATACTAA
- the mukE gene encoding chromosome partition protein MukE produces MSSTDTNEYMPDNLVKAIANPLFPALDSMLRAGRHISSEDLDNYALLSDFEIELSSFYQRYNTELVKAPEGFFYLRPRSTSLIGRSVLSELDMLVGKVLCFLYLSPERLAHEGIFTNQELYEELLALADENKLMRLVTNRATGSDLDKEKLFEKVRTSLRRLRRLGMIINIGETSKFSISESVFRFGADVRSGDDMREAQLRLIRDGEAVVHTKEPSQGSLLTEDDQAEEQTNEGEV; encoded by the coding sequence ATGTCATCGACAGATACTAATGAATATATGCCAGATAATCTGGTTAAAGCGATAGCAAACCCTTTATTTCCTGCGCTGGACAGTATGCTTCGTGCTGGTCGACATATCTCTTCTGAGGATCTCGATAATTACGCTTTGTTGTCAGATTTTGAAATAGAACTTTCGTCATTTTATCAGCGCTACAACACTGAGTTAGTTAAAGCCCCTGAAGGTTTTTTCTACCTTCGACCTCGCTCAACCTCACTGATTGGACGAAGTGTTCTATCTGAGTTAGATATGTTGGTTGGTAAAGTGTTGTGCTTTTTATATCTCAGCCCAGAGCGCCTTGCTCATGAAGGTATTTTTACTAATCAAGAGCTGTATGAAGAACTGCTGGCTTTGGCTGATGAAAACAAGCTGATGCGACTGGTCACCAACCGTGCAACTGGTTCGGATCTTGATAAAGAAAAGCTGTTTGAAAAAGTGCGAACGTCTCTACGTCGCCTGCGTCGATTAGGCATGATTATCAATATTGGTGAAACCAGTAAATTTAGCATCAGTGAATCGGTCTTCCGTTTTGGTGCTGATGTTCGCTCGGGTGATGATATGAGAGAGGCACAATTACGCTTGATTCGCGATGGTGAAGCAGTCGTTCATACGAAAGAGCCGAGCCAAGGCAGTTTATTGACTGAAGATGACCAAGCTGAAGAGCAAACAAATGAGGGTGAAGTATGA